A single region of the Musa acuminata AAA Group cultivar baxijiao chromosome BXJ1-11, Cavendish_Baxijiao_AAA, whole genome shotgun sequence genome encodes:
- the LOC103970092 gene encoding uncharacterized protein LOC103970092, translating into MALILEALVEISRKPNFADVAVELAMFAAPLWIAVLAGLLLGWAWRPGWAAGLVRALNPDSAPPPQPSCSAGPDSSVATAPTKADGDRSEKLAVTEEDLEHLCRLVEVTDGGPVWHKMMDKSLPNMRYLAWRRDPETGPPQYRSSTVYEDATPEILRDFFWDDEFRIKNGWDDMLLQHTTLKECPTTGTMVVQWVRKFPFFCSDREYIIGRRIWESGRTYYCITKGIPCLDVPRRNKPRRVDLYYSSWCIRPAESKRDGQMTACEVLLFHHEDMGIPWEIAKLGVRQGMWGCVKKIEPGLRAYQAARRTNEPPSRFVFMAQINSKIDAEQLRSFEISSDASAEIVEAEKQNLACSIPKILLVGGAVAMAYTLDHGLLTKAVIFGVVRRFAKIGKRL; encoded by the exons ATGGCTCTGATTCTGGAAGCTCTGGTTGAAATCTCGCGGAAGCCCAACTTCGCGGACGTCGCCGTGGAGCTCGCGATGTTCGCCGCCCCCCTCTGGATCGCCGTCCTCGCCGGGCTGCTTCTTGGATGGGCGTGGCGGCCAGGCTGGGCTGCCGGGCTGGTTCGCGCGTTGAATCCCGATTCCGCGCCTCCCCCTCAGCCGTCGTGTTCTGCTGGCCCCGACTCGTCCGTGGCGACGGCGCCGACGAAGGCGGACGGTGATAG GAGCGAGAAGCTGGCGGTCACCGAGGAAGACTTGGAGCACCTGTGTCGGCTGGTGGAGGTGACGGATGGGGGCCCGGTGTGGCACAAGATGATGGACAAGTCCTTGCCCAACATGAGGTATCTAGCGTGGCGGAGAGATCCTGAG ACGGGTCCGCCGCAGTACCGTAGCAGCACTGTATACGAGGACGCAACACCGGAAATTCTGAGGGATTTCTTCTGGGATGACGAGTTCCGGATCAAGAATGGTTGGGATGATATGCTCCTCCAGCACACCACATTGAAGGAGTGCCCAACGACAGGGACGATGGTGGTTCAATGGGTTCGCAAG TTTCCTTTCTTTTGTAGCGATAGGGAGTATATCATTGGACGCCGCATATGGGAATCAGGAAGGACTTACTACTGCATAACAAAG GGAATCCCATGCTTGGATGTACCTAGGCGCAACAAACCAAGACGCGTTGACTTGTATTATTCCAGCTGGTGCATTCGTCCAG CTGAATCAAAAAGAGATGGTCAGATGACTGCCTGCGAGGTTCTTCTGTTTCACCATGAGGATATGGGCATTCCATGGGAAATTGCAAAGCTGGGAGTTCGGCAGGGTATGTGGGGCTGTGTCAAGAAGATCGAACCTGGCCTGCGAGCCTACCAAGCTGCCAGGAGGACCAACGAACCACCATCTCGGTTTGTTTTCATGGCACAGATCAACTCCAAGATTGATGCCGAGCAGTTGAGATCATTTGAGATCAGCAGCGATGCATCAGCTGAGATTGTGGAAGCAGAGAAACAGAACTTGGCCTGTAGCATACCCAAGATCCTTCTGGTTGGTGGTGCTGTAGCCATGGCCTACACCCTTGACCATGGCCTGTTGACAAAGGCTGTCATTTTTGGAGTTGTGAGAAGGTTTGCCAAGATTGGGAAAAGATTGTGA